From Myxococcales bacterium, a single genomic window includes:
- a CDS encoding CoA activase — MSSHDLIIGMDVGSTTVKAVVLHPDTLDILWDDYQRHHTKQPEKVLELLQAILAAFPDQPREAWRIFLTGSGAGPLAPPTGGKFVQEVNAVTLAVERKHPDVLSVIELGGQDAKIIMFREDKSTGQKTALTSMNDKCASGTGATIDKCMIKVGAEPGFATSLHFNDEKLHHVAAKCGVFAETDIVNLVKSGIPKDEVLNSLADAIVLQNLSVLTRGNTLRGRVLLLGGPNTYLPFLRECWQKRIPETWRDRGYDYPKEVPIEEQIFVPEKSDLYAAFGAAAYGLSEGGDAGRFTGIETLEQFINHGRRARLGEQAGPPLSVGQTETSDFIETYKIPRFEPARFERGQVVRAVIGLDGGSTSSKAVLVDEEGSIVAKAYQLSGGNPIKDAKELIAQLNEHVVSQGATLECIGFGATGYAADVLDECVLADVNVVETVAHMMSAVHYFGDVDVICDIGGQDIKVLFMKNGDIQNFKLSNSCSAGNGMLLQAMADQFGLPVTEYAENAFKAELAPKFSYGCAVFLDTDRVNFQKEGFQKEELLAGLAQVLPKNVWQYVVQIPRLASLGRKFVLQGGTQYNMAAVKAQVDYIKQRVPDAEVYVHPHTGEAGAIGAAMETLRRFKRVGTTRFIGVEGLLNLEYTTKNDEETVCHFCANECKRTFIDARRPDGSNARYISGFSCEKGTVESKDAMHELVAARKKIAAQHPNLVEYEGRHAFQHFYEPAPMPEAGSPLEDVRVKRGLFRVKRETFTRAFERSTSASWAARKNVRVGMPRVLNMYSTAPFFRTYLEALGVPKRNVIFSDPTTEEMWVEGGKYGSIDPCFPSKVVQAHIHNLLFHKHAPERQQPLTHIFFPILTHVPNFVTDTMDNASCPIVAGTPDVMKAAFTKEVDFFQQRNIEYIDPALSFTEPTLLAQRMFETWGPRLGMTEDENDHACREGWKALEAFELDLQEKGLAILETVEHENRIAILVLNRPYHSDPGLNHSIPEEFQVLGYPIISIRSIPRDPAWLARFYQKDLGERRIKSALEINHVWPENYSANSAQKVWAATFASRHPNVAVLDLSSFKCGHDSPTYGLIDTILQTAKTPAAALHDLDANKPGGSIKIRVKTYAHSLRMQLERLEDQAHKRAELAQAIDQKRLELLELKRQQLEGAKRSDPSLNQQIEELGARLRAYAAPPAPIELPKNVVRLGKKLDGRIVPVESAPTAVPAE, encoded by the coding sequence ACAAGAGCACCGGCCAGAAGACCGCGCTCACCTCGATGAACGACAAGTGTGCGAGCGGCACCGGCGCCACCATCGACAAGTGCATGATCAAGGTCGGCGCCGAGCCGGGCTTCGCCACTTCGCTCCACTTCAACGACGAAAAGCTGCACCACGTGGCTGCCAAGTGCGGAGTCTTCGCCGAAACCGACATCGTCAACCTGGTCAAGTCGGGGATCCCGAAGGACGAGGTCCTGAACTCCCTCGCCGACGCCATCGTGCTGCAGAACCTGTCGGTGCTGACACGCGGCAACACACTTCGAGGACGCGTGCTGCTCTTGGGTGGCCCGAACACCTACCTGCCCTTCCTGCGCGAGTGCTGGCAGAAGCGCATCCCGGAGACCTGGCGCGACCGCGGCTACGACTACCCGAAAGAAGTGCCGATCGAGGAGCAGATCTTCGTACCAGAAAAGAGCGATCTGTACGCCGCGTTCGGCGCGGCCGCGTACGGCCTGAGTGAGGGCGGCGACGCAGGCCGATTCACAGGCATCGAGACCCTGGAGCAGTTCATCAACCACGGGCGCCGTGCTCGCCTCGGCGAACAAGCCGGCCCGCCACTCTCCGTCGGCCAGACCGAGACCAGTGACTTCATCGAGACCTACAAGATCCCGCGCTTCGAGCCCGCCCGCTTCGAGAGAGGGCAGGTCGTGCGCGCGGTCATCGGGCTCGATGGCGGCTCGACCAGCAGCAAGGCCGTGCTGGTCGACGAAGAAGGCAGCATCGTCGCCAAGGCGTACCAGCTCTCGGGGGGCAATCCGATCAAGGACGCCAAGGAGCTCATCGCTCAGCTGAACGAACACGTCGTGAGCCAAGGCGCGACGCTCGAATGCATCGGGTTCGGGGCGACGGGATACGCCGCCGACGTGCTGGACGAGTGTGTGCTGGCAGACGTCAACGTGGTCGAGACCGTCGCGCACATGATGAGCGCGGTGCACTACTTCGGTGACGTCGACGTGATCTGCGACATCGGCGGGCAGGACATCAAGGTCCTGTTCATGAAGAACGGCGACATCCAGAACTTCAAGCTGTCGAACAGCTGCAGCGCCGGCAACGGCATGCTGCTGCAAGCGATGGCCGACCAGTTTGGCCTGCCGGTCACGGAGTACGCCGAGAACGCCTTCAAGGCCGAGCTCGCGCCGAAGTTCTCCTACGGCTGCGCGGTGTTCCTGGACACCGACCGGGTGAACTTCCAGAAGGAAGGTTTCCAGAAAGAGGAGCTGCTCGCCGGGCTGGCGCAGGTGCTACCGAAAAACGTCTGGCAGTACGTGGTGCAGATCCCCCGCCTCGCCTCGCTTGGCCGCAAGTTCGTGCTCCAAGGTGGCACTCAATACAACATGGCGGCGGTCAAGGCGCAGGTCGACTACATCAAACAGCGCGTTCCGGACGCGGAGGTCTACGTGCATCCCCACACCGGTGAGGCCGGCGCGATCGGCGCGGCCATGGAGACGCTGCGTCGCTTCAAGCGCGTCGGCACCACGCGCTTCATTGGCGTCGAAGGGCTGCTCAACCTCGAGTACACGACCAAGAACGACGAAGAGACCGTGTGTCACTTCTGCGCCAACGAGTGCAAACGCACGTTCATCGACGCCCGGCGACCGGATGGCTCGAACGCCCGCTACATCTCGGGCTTTTCCTGCGAGAAGGGCACCGTCGAGAGCAAAGACGCAATGCACGAGCTGGTCGCCGCGCGCAAGAAGATCGCCGCCCAGCACCCCAACCTGGTCGAGTACGAAGGGCGTCACGCCTTCCAGCACTTCTACGAGCCGGCTCCGATGCCGGAAGCGGGCTCACCGCTCGAGGACGTGCGGGTCAAACGCGGGCTGTTCCGGGTCAAACGCGAGACGTTCACCCGGGCGTTCGAGCGCTCGACGAGCGCCAGCTGGGCCGCTCGCAAGAACGTGCGCGTCGGCATGCCGCGTGTGCTGAACATGTACTCCACGGCGCCGTTCTTCCGCACCTATTTGGAGGCGCTCGGCGTGCCGAAACGCAACGTGATCTTCAGCGACCCGACCACCGAGGAGATGTGGGTGGAGGGTGGCAAGTACGGCTCGATTGACCCGTGTTTCCCCAGCAAGGTCGTGCAGGCGCACATCCACAACTTGCTGTTTCACAAACACGCGCCCGAGCGGCAGCAACCGCTCACCCACATCTTCTTCCCCATCCTGACCCATGTCCCGAACTTCGTCACGGACACGATGGACAACGCCTCGTGTCCCATCGTGGCGGGCACCCCGGATGTGATGAAGGCCGCCTTCACCAAGGAGGTGGACTTCTTCCAGCAGCGCAACATCGAGTACATCGACCCGGCGTTGTCGTTCACTGAGCCGACCTTGCTGGCGCAGCGTATGTTCGAGACCTGGGGCCCGCGCCTCGGCATGACCGAGGACGAGAACGACCACGCCTGTCGCGAGGGGTGGAAGGCGCTCGAAGCCTTCGAGCTCGACTTGCAGGAGAAGGGCCTCGCGATCCTCGAGACGGTCGAGCACGAGAACCGCATTGCAATCTTGGTGCTCAACCGCCCCTACCACTCCGATCCCGGGCTCAACCACTCGATCCCGGAGGAGTTTCAGGTGCTGGGCTACCCGATCATCAGCATCCGCTCGATCCCCAGGGATCCGGCGTGGCTCGCGCGGTTTTACCAGAAGGATCTGGGCGAACGCCGCATCAAGAGCGCGCTCGAGATCAACCACGTCTGGCCCGAGAACTACTCGGCCAACAGCGCACAGAAGGTCTGGGCCGCAACCTTCGCCTCACGCCATCCGAACGTCGCGGTCCTGGATCTGTCGAGCTTCAAGTGTGGCCACGACTCGCCCACTTACGGGTTGATCGACACCATCTTGCAGACGGCCAAGACCCCGGCAGCGGCGCTCCACGATCTGGACGCCAACAAACCTGGCGGAAGCATCAAGATCCGAGTGAAGACGTATGCCCACTCGTTGCGCATGCAGCTCGAGCGGCTGGAAGACCAAGCGCACAAACGCGCCGAGCTCGCCCAGGCCATCGATCAGAAACGTTTGGAGCTGCTCGAGCTCAAGCGGCAGCAGCTGGAGGGCGCCAAACGCTCCGACCCGAGCTTGAACCAGCAGATCGAGGAGCTTGGGGCGCGACTCCGGGCGTACGCGGCCCCCCCGGCCCCCATCGAGCTACCAAAGAACGTCGTCCGCCTCGGCAAGAAGCTGGACGGCCGCATCGTTCCCGTCGAGAGCGCACCAACCGCCGTCCCCGCTGAATGA
- a CDS encoding 2-hydroxyglutaryl-CoA dehydratase, with protein sequence MTQSVSFDPPKKRLPLADVDVDAELRQFEADERARLGLEDRERWVEDMANLGFTKSERANVTLLVGGLTMAHDYFVEAALKRVGYSVLALDAPDNDALRYGKEFGNRGQCNPTYFTVGNLVKFLVHLRDDKGMSPQEIISKFVFLTAGACGPCRFGMYVTEYRKALRDAGFDGFRVMLFQQQGGLSQATGEESGLELNPKFFLALVKAILAGDVLNAVGYRIRPYEVEAGATDRAIDEAKRICHEALSNGKSILGALYRSRKVLEQVEVDRTMIKPRVAIIGEFWAMTTEGDGNYQLQRFLEKEGAEVDIQLVTAWLLYNIWEVTWDTENRAELRADDGGRFGHKGLGEYGVAKRKAALWAADKGLRVVFQTYAWFGGLHGYHLPNMADVADAAMPHYNNDLRGGEGHMEVGKLILNVVKQKATMTLSVKPFGCMPSGSVSDGVQSLITEKYPGTIFCAVETSGDGAVNFYSRVQMYLFKARQAAEAEVLAALASTGRDLETTRAYLRAHPRLASSLHRAPHAGGCTTTDLVKEAAHLAATPLWRRSATSLSKNAALAGRGLLGAAKAAPRALTLAARASLELRDIAKENGPAVVDETFAKAKARLIEVAFGLKSDPASQVAAAAG encoded by the coding sequence ATGACTCAGTCCGTATCGTTCGACCCCCCGAAGAAGCGCCTTCCTCTCGCCGACGTGGACGTGGACGCGGAGCTCCGTCAATTCGAGGCCGACGAGCGTGCGCGCCTCGGCCTAGAGGACCGCGAGCGCTGGGTGGAGGACATGGCCAACTTGGGTTTCACCAAGAGCGAGCGCGCGAACGTGACGTTGCTCGTGGGTGGCCTGACCATGGCCCACGATTATTTCGTGGAGGCGGCGCTGAAACGGGTCGGCTATTCGGTGCTCGCCCTCGACGCTCCGGACAACGATGCGCTGCGCTACGGCAAAGAGTTCGGCAACCGCGGCCAGTGTAACCCGACGTATTTCACCGTCGGCAACCTGGTGAAGTTCCTGGTTCACTTGCGCGACGACAAGGGCATGAGCCCTCAAGAGATCATCTCGAAGTTCGTGTTCTTGACCGCTGGGGCGTGTGGGCCGTGCCGCTTCGGCATGTACGTCACCGAGTACCGCAAAGCGCTCCGCGACGCGGGCTTCGACGGCTTCCGCGTGATGTTGTTCCAGCAGCAGGGCGGGCTCTCCCAGGCGACGGGCGAGGAGAGCGGGCTCGAGCTGAACCCGAAGTTCTTCCTGGCCTTGGTCAAGGCGATCCTCGCGGGTGATGTGTTGAACGCCGTCGGTTACCGAATTCGTCCATACGAGGTCGAGGCCGGTGCCACCGATCGCGCCATCGACGAGGCAAAACGCATCTGTCACGAGGCGCTCTCGAACGGCAAGAGCATCCTCGGCGCGCTGTACCGCTCGCGAAAGGTGCTGGAGCAGGTCGAGGTCGATCGCACCATGATCAAACCCCGCGTGGCCATCATCGGGGAATTCTGGGCGATGACGACCGAGGGCGACGGCAACTACCAGTTGCAGCGCTTCCTCGAGAAAGAGGGGGCCGAGGTCGACATCCAGCTGGTCACCGCCTGGCTGCTCTACAACATCTGGGAGGTCACCTGGGACACCGAGAATCGCGCCGAGCTGCGCGCCGACGACGGCGGGCGATTTGGCCACAAGGGTCTCGGAGAATACGGCGTGGCCAAGCGCAAGGCAGCGCTCTGGGCAGCTGACAAGGGGCTGCGTGTCGTGTTCCAGACCTACGCGTGGTTCGGTGGTCTTCACGGCTACCACCTGCCGAACATGGCCGACGTCGCCGACGCCGCCATGCCGCACTACAACAACGATCTGCGGGGCGGCGAAGGCCACATGGAGGTCGGCAAGCTCATCTTGAACGTGGTCAAACAGAAGGCGACCATGACGCTCAGCGTGAAGCCGTTTGGTTGTATGCCGTCGGGCAGCGTGAGCGACGGCGTGCAGTCCTTGATCACCGAGAAGTACCCGGGAACGATCTTCTGTGCGGTCGAGACCAGCGGCGACGGCGCGGTGAACTTCTACTCGCGCGTACAGATGTACCTGTTCAAGGCGCGCCAGGCGGCAGAGGCGGAAGTTCTGGCAGCCCTCGCCTCGACCGGGCGTGATCTCGAAACGACGCGCGCTTACCTCCGAGCGCACCCCCGGCTCGCGTCGTCCTTGCACCGCGCGCCCCACGCCGGCGGCTGCACTACGACGGATCTCGTGAAAGAGGCGGCGCACCTGGCCGCGACTCCGCTCTGGCGCCGCAGCGCCACCAGTCTGAGCAAGAACGCGGCGCTCGCGGGCCGTGGCCTGCTTGGGGCCGCGAAGGCAGCTCCAAGGGCGCTCACCCTCGCCGCCCGCGCGAGCCTCGAGCTCCGGGACATCGCCAAGGAGAACGGGCCGGCGGTCGTCGACGAGACCTTCGCCAAGGCCAAGGCGCGTTTGATCGAGGTCGCGTTTGGGCTGAAATCGGACCCGGCTTCGCAGGTCGCCGCCGCGGCGGGCTGA
- the serB gene encoding phosphoserine phosphatase SerB, producing MTQKKDNDRIVFHVAGPDRPGVTARIAEIVAKEKALLVDIGQSVLHGYLTLSAIVEIPAHSAALREILFFASELGLRLEVSKFMPTQGLRSDAPPGLCVTVLGQLADGQAVAAITREMAAKNMNIGEIRSLSDDDLDGLELLAELPPGPNLGPDELAELRGSFLTLGAGLGVDLAVQRDDIYRRSKRIVVMDVDSTFVKGEFIDELAGLVGVKEQVAAITARAMRGELDFKSALGERVKLLEGLSMERALDLASKFELTPGAERFVRTLKSLGFRVGLVSGGFDFFVEPLKQRFGLDFAFSNELEVQNGVLTGRVLGTIVDGERKAQVLRDMAKVYKCRIEQTVAIGDGANDMLMLKAAGLGIAFRAKPKLQAVADMSLNHHERLDTLLYLMGFHARDLRSVE from the coding sequence ATGACCCAGAAAAAAGACAACGACCGGATCGTCTTCCACGTCGCCGGCCCCGATCGTCCCGGCGTCACCGCTCGCATTGCCGAGATCGTCGCCAAGGAAAAAGCGCTCCTGGTGGACATCGGCCAGAGTGTGCTCCACGGCTACTTGACGCTCTCGGCGATCGTGGAAATCCCCGCCCATTCGGCGGCGCTCAGGGAGATCCTGTTCTTCGCGTCGGAGCTCGGCCTCCGGCTCGAGGTGTCCAAGTTCATGCCGACTCAGGGCCTGCGCTCGGATGCACCTCCGGGCCTGTGTGTCACGGTGCTGGGCCAGCTCGCGGACGGCCAGGCGGTTGCGGCCATCACTCGAGAAATGGCCGCCAAGAACATGAACATCGGTGAGATCCGCTCGCTCTCCGACGACGACCTGGATGGGCTCGAGCTCTTGGCGGAGCTGCCGCCCGGTCCAAACCTCGGGCCCGACGAGCTCGCGGAGCTGCGAGGCTCGTTCCTGACGCTCGGGGCGGGGCTGGGGGTCGACCTCGCGGTGCAGCGCGACGACATCTACCGCCGGAGCAAGCGCATCGTCGTGATGGATGTCGACTCGACGTTCGTGAAGGGTGAGTTCATCGACGAGCTCGCGGGGCTCGTGGGTGTCAAGGAGCAGGTCGCCGCGATCACCGCCCGGGCGATGCGTGGAGAGCTGGACTTCAAGAGTGCCCTCGGCGAGCGCGTCAAGCTGCTCGAAGGGCTCAGCATGGAGCGCGCACTCGATCTGGCATCGAAGTTCGAGCTCACGCCGGGCGCCGAACGCTTCGTGCGAACGCTGAAGAGCTTGGGCTTCCGGGTTGGGCTGGTCAGCGGCGGGTTCGACTTCTTCGTCGAGCCGCTCAAACAACGCTTCGGCCTCGACTTCGCGTTCTCGAACGAGCTCGAAGTGCAGAACGGCGTTCTGACCGGACGTGTGCTCGGCACCATCGTCGACGGCGAGCGCAAGGCCCAGGTGCTCAGGGACATGGCCAAGGTCTACAAGTGCCGCATCGAGCAGACCGTGGCCATCGGTGATGGCGCCAACGACATGCTCATGCTCAAGGCGGCCGGGCTCGGTATCGCCTTCCGCGCCAAGCCCAAGCTGCAGGCCGTGGCCGACATGAGCCTCAACCATCACGAGCGACTCGATACGCTGCTCTACCTGATGGGCTTTCACGCCCGCGACCTACGCAGCGTCGAGTAA
- a CDS encoding class I SAM-dependent methyltransferase: MSNRTLAVTDRIHEYLLGTVREPRVLAELREETMKLPLARMQIAPEQGQLMGLLVELVGARRAIEIGVFTGYSAISVALSLPDDGRLVACDVSEEFTSVARRYFPRAGVEHKIDLRIAPALQTLDALIEQGEAGGFDFVFIDADKGNYGAYYERSLQLLRVGGLVAVDNALWSGDVADPENNDADTQAIRALNAKVAADERVTQSLLPIGDGLLLARKR, encoded by the coding sequence ATGTCCAACCGCACCCTCGCAGTCACCGACCGTATTCACGAGTATCTGCTCGGCACCGTGCGCGAACCGCGCGTGCTCGCAGAGCTCCGAGAAGAGACGATGAAGCTGCCGCTCGCGCGCATGCAAATTGCGCCTGAGCAGGGTCAGCTCATGGGCCTGTTGGTCGAGCTGGTGGGGGCGAGACGTGCCATCGAGATCGGCGTTTTCACCGGCTACAGCGCGATTTCCGTGGCGCTCTCTCTGCCCGACGACGGGCGCCTGGTGGCTTGTGACGTGAGTGAAGAATTCACCAGCGTGGCGCGGCGGTATTTTCCGCGCGCAGGTGTCGAACACAAGATCGACTTGCGGATCGCCCCGGCGCTCCAGACCCTCGATGCGTTGATCGAACAGGGTGAAGCCGGCGGCTTCGACTTCGTGTTCATCGACGCCGACAAGGGGAACTACGGCGCCTACTACGAGCGCAGCCTGCAGCTCCTGCGTGTCGGGGGGCTGGTCGCAGTCGACAACGCGCTCTGGAGCGGTGACGTTGCTGATCCCGAGAACAACGACGCCGACACCCAGGCCATCCGGGCGCTCAATGCCAAGGTAGCGGCGGACGAACGTGTGACCCAGAGCCTGCTGCCAATCGGTGACGGCCTGCTCCTGGCGCGCAAGCGCTGA
- a CDS encoding M20/M25/M40 family metallo-hydrolase — protein MSAIDQGKASEEALELFKALLRIDTTNPPGNERPAAELLARLFEREGIEHTVLESEPTRASVVARLRGTGERGPLLLNGHLDVVPADREHWSHDPFAAVEADGCVWGRGAIDMKNMVAMSAMTLIALKRSGAKLARDVIFAGVADEEAGSNKGALFLVNQHPDLVRAEYVLNEVGGHTLHMGSSRFYPVQVSEKGICWFELVATGEPGHGSMPHPNNAVVKLSRAIEALGSTRLPQHVTPVVESFLRALARRAPFPQNKLLPMVLEPRLAGFLLDTIERQNPDQARGINAMLRNTVSPTILRAGRKVNVIPSEARAELDGRVVPGLSVGEFLAEVQDVIGRDLRLNILEQHDGTVFETRTPLYDAIVETVGRHDADGTVVPYMIPGFTDSFAYARLGAVCYGFSPVRLPADLNFTRMYHGHDERIPIEGFKWGFEVLSELVREFCAAP, from the coding sequence ATGTCCGCGATCGACCAAGGAAAAGCCAGCGAAGAGGCGCTCGAGCTGTTCAAGGCGCTGCTTCGAATCGACACGACCAACCCCCCCGGCAACGAGCGCCCGGCCGCTGAGCTCCTGGCCCGCCTGTTCGAACGCGAAGGGATCGAACACACGGTGCTCGAGAGTGAGCCGACGCGCGCAAGTGTGGTCGCGCGCCTGCGCGGCACGGGTGAAAGAGGCCCGCTGCTCTTGAACGGTCACCTCGACGTCGTGCCAGCCGATCGCGAACATTGGAGCCACGACCCGTTCGCCGCCGTCGAGGCGGACGGTTGTGTCTGGGGACGCGGCGCCATCGACATGAAGAACATGGTGGCGATGAGCGCCATGACCCTGATCGCGCTCAAGCGCTCCGGCGCAAAGCTCGCGCGTGACGTGATCTTCGCCGGCGTCGCGGACGAAGAAGCTGGCTCCAACAAGGGCGCGCTCTTCTTGGTGAATCAACACCCGGACCTGGTGCGCGCCGAGTACGTGCTCAACGAGGTCGGGGGGCACACGCTGCACATGGGGTCGTCGCGCTTCTATCCGGTGCAGGTGTCCGAGAAGGGCATCTGTTGGTTCGAGCTGGTAGCCACGGGCGAGCCCGGGCACGGCTCGATGCCCCACCCGAACAACGCCGTCGTGAAGCTCAGTCGTGCGATCGAGGCGCTCGGGAGCACCCGACTACCGCAACACGTCACACCCGTGGTCGAGAGTTTCCTGCGCGCGCTGGCGCGGCGCGCGCCCTTTCCGCAGAACAAGTTGCTGCCCATGGTGCTCGAGCCCCGTCTCGCGGGGTTCTTGCTCGATACCATCGAGCGGCAGAATCCGGATCAAGCGCGCGGTATCAACGCCATGCTGCGAAACACCGTGTCGCCGACCATTTTGCGGGCGGGACGCAAGGTGAACGTGATCCCCTCCGAGGCTCGGGCCGAGCTCGACGGGCGGGTGGTGCCGGGGCTCTCGGTTGGAGAGTTCCTGGCCGAGGTCCAGGACGTGATCGGCCGCGACCTGCGCCTGAACATTCTGGAGCAACACGACGGCACCGTGTTCGAGACGCGCACACCGCTCTACGACGCCATCGTCGAGACCGTGGGCCGCCACGACGCCGACGGTACGGTTGTGCCCTACATGATTCCCGGTTTCACGGACTCGTTTGCGTACGCCAGGCTGGGCGCTGTGTGTTACGGCTTCTCGCCGGTGCGTTTGCCGGCCGACCTGAATTTCACGCGCATGTACCACGGCCACGACGAACGCATCCCGATCGAGGGGTTCAAGTGGGGCTTCGAGGTGCTCTCGGAGTTGGTCCGGGAGTTCTGCGCTGCGCCCTGA
- a CDS encoding protein kinase, whose product MSASSDETAPTFPERVGRYELLLPIGTGGMATVYLARVAVVGDVHREVALKLLHPFMQAEGRESSISLMEEAKLAVRIRHPNVVPVIEVGDGPHGVFLVMEYVEGDTLSGLHRTVRADGHMLPLRIAGRVLMDALAGLHAAHELRDDDGVSLELVHRDFSPQNILVGSDGVSRLTDFGVAKSAGRVNVTTSGIIKGKVAYMAPEQALGKKVDRRCDVWAAGVVAWEILAGQRLYKQEDQLATLLKIVNEPPPRLKTVRPEIASELDQVIADALTMDLEQRIPNAAALRQRLTEAWRAAGGLADAQEVGEFVDCTARQKISARREQVSRVIKLRGSLAKVSNAASRAAHESSGSLSTRGPGNEDTTSAISASSIGAANPGRISADSMAGLRPAERSYRGLFIGALVVAAGAVGFAIWMGGRTPRAETVTNTPPPSSAPASTPATPASPSPSAVAAATPSTVELSVEFNAPLKALKVNGRHISLEPHARLARVTLSADERKKSIELEGVAEDQRKTRTTVEPGAEAARLTFSEVKHPAAAAPAGQVVRDSPKPPELPGLAPTPYEK is encoded by the coding sequence ATGTCCGCGTCCAGCGACGAGACCGCGCCCACGTTTCCGGAGCGCGTGGGGCGTTACGAGCTGCTGTTGCCCATCGGAACGGGGGGCATGGCGACGGTGTACCTCGCGCGGGTCGCGGTGGTCGGGGATGTCCACCGCGAGGTCGCGCTGAAGCTGCTGCACCCGTTCATGCAGGCCGAGGGGCGAGAATCGTCGATCTCGCTCATGGAGGAAGCCAAGCTCGCGGTCAGGATCCGCCACCCCAACGTGGTGCCGGTGATCGAGGTCGGAGACGGCCCACACGGCGTGTTCCTAGTCATGGAGTACGTCGAGGGTGACACCTTGAGCGGGCTGCACCGGACCGTTCGCGCCGATGGACACATGCTCCCGCTCAGGATCGCTGGCCGGGTCTTGATGGACGCGCTCGCCGGGCTGCACGCAGCCCACGAGCTGAGGGACGACGATGGCGTGTCCCTCGAGCTCGTGCATCGCGACTTCAGCCCCCAGAACATCTTGGTGGGCAGCGACGGTGTCAGCCGCCTGACCGATTTTGGTGTCGCGAAATCGGCCGGACGCGTCAACGTGACGACCTCGGGCATCATCAAGGGCAAGGTCGCCTACATGGCGCCCGAGCAGGCGCTGGGGAAGAAGGTCGATCGGCGTTGTGATGTGTGGGCTGCGGGGGTCGTCGCCTGGGAGATCTTGGCCGGCCAGCGCCTGTACAAACAAGAAGATCAGCTCGCGACCCTGCTGAAGATCGTGAACGAACCGCCGCCGCGCTTGAAGACCGTGCGCCCGGAGATCGCGTCGGAGCTGGACCAGGTGATCGCCGACGCGCTGACCATGGATCTCGAACAGCGCATCCCGAACGCCGCGGCGTTGCGGCAGCGCTTGACCGAAGCATGGCGAGCGGCGGGGGGTCTGGCGGACGCTCAGGAGGTCGGCGAGTTCGTCGATTGCACCGCACGCCAGAAGATCAGCGCGCGGCGCGAGCAGGTGAGTCGGGTCATCAAACTTCGCGGCAGCCTCGCGAAGGTCAGCAACGCCGCATCCCGAGCCGCCCACGAGTCTTCGGGGAGTCTCAGCACCCGTGGCCCGGGCAACGAAGACACCACGAGTGCCATTTCGGCGTCGAGCATCGGGGCCGCGAACCCGGGCCGCATCAGCGCCGATTCCATGGCGGGCCTGCGCCCCGCCGAGCGGAGCTACCGCGGACTGTTCATCGGCGCGTTGGTGGTCGCCGCAGGCGCCGTCGGGTTCGCCATCTGGATGGGCGGGCGGACCCCGAGGGCCGAGACCGTGACCAATACCCCCCCCCCAAGCTCAGCGCCGGCGAGCACGCCGGCCACGCCCGCGAGCCCGAGCCCGAGCGCGGTCGCCGCCGCCACGCCGTCGACCGTTGAGCTCTCGGTCGAGTTTAACGCGCCGCTCAAGGCGCTGAAGGTGAACGGGCGACACATCAGCCTCGAACCGCACGCCCGCCTGGCACGGGTGACGCTCAGTGCCGACGAGCGGAAGAAGAGCATCGAGCTCGAGGGGGTCGCCGAGGACCAGCGGAAAACGCGCACGACCGTCGAACCTGGGGCCGAAGCAGCGCGCCTCACCTTCAGCGAAGTGAAGCACCCCGCTGCCGCTGCCCCCGCCGGCCAAGTCGTGCGAGACTCCCCCAAGCCTCCGGAGCTGCCCGGACTGGCGCCGACCCCTTACGAGAAATGA